A window of Tolypothrix sp. NIES-4075 contains these coding sequences:
- a CDS encoding AraC family transcriptional regulator gives MNDQQAKREAERAQANRDELKERIAQAIRNDGTIEPLKGLHLHRFSSPMEACHTASVPAFCVLAQGSKEVLLGSDRYQYDPAHYLLVTVKLPIVSQILEASKAQPCLSLRLDLDATLVGSVMVEAGYPASQSRANVKAMDVSSLEASLLDAVVRLVRLLNTPAEAQVLMPLIAREIIYRLLIGEQGNRLRQIAVLGGYTHHIARAVDRLRKDFNQPLRIESIARELGMSVSGFHHHFKSVTAMSPLQFQKQLRLQEARRLMLGQNLDATSAAYRVGYDDASHFNREYKRLFGAPPIRDVERLREAASSLSD, from the coding sequence ATGAATGATCAGCAGGCAAAGCGCGAGGCAGAGAGAGCGCAAGCCAATAGAGACGAACTGAAAGAGCGTATTGCCCAAGCTATTCGTAATGATGGGACGATCGAGCCACTGAAGGGCTTGCATCTTCACCGATTCTCCTCGCCGATGGAAGCCTGTCATACTGCCTCTGTCCCAGCCTTTTGTGTGCTTGCTCAAGGCAGTAAAGAAGTCCTTCTGGGCAGCGATCGCTATCAGTACGACCCTGCACACTATCTGCTGGTGACGGTCAAACTGCCGATCGTCAGCCAAATTTTGGAAGCATCCAAAGCGCAACCGTGCCTGAGCCTTCGCCTCGATCTCGATGCCACCCTGGTCGGTTCAGTCATGGTCGAGGCAGGCTATCCCGCCTCCCAAAGCCGTGCCAATGTCAAAGCAATGGACGTGAGTTCATTAGAGGCATCGCTCCTCGATGCCGTCGTCCGGCTCGTCCGGCTACTGAATACCCCCGCTGAAGCACAAGTTCTGATGCCGCTGATCGCACGGGAGATCATTTACCGACTTCTGATCGGGGAGCAAGGGAATCGGCTGCGTCAGATTGCCGTTCTGGGTGGCTACACGCACCACATTGCCAGAGCCGTCGATCGGCTCCGTAAAGACTTTAACCAGCCGCTTCGGATTGAAAGCATCGCACGAGAGCTGGGAATGAGTGTCTCAGGCTTCCACCATCACTTCAAGTCTGTCACTGCAATGAGTCCCTTGCAGTTTCAGAAGCAACTGCGGCTCCAGGAAGCTCGCCGTCTGATGCTGGGGCAAAACCTTGATGCTACCAGTGCTGCCTACCGTGTGGGCTATGACGACGCCTCGCACTTCAACCGGGAGTACAAGCGGCTATTTGGTGCACCACCGATACGCGATGTGGAGCGGCTGCGAGAAGCTGCTAGTAGTCTGTCAGATTAA
- a CDS encoding (R)-mandelonitrile lyase produces MDIKRSGSQPSAKGPDEYFTGTVRIDPLFEAHEPARTIGASVTFEPGARTAWHTHPLGQTLIVTAGCGLAQRWGGAIEQIRPKDVIWFAPGEKHWHGATPTTAMTHIAIQEQLDGKAVDWMEQVSDDQYRK; encoded by the coding sequence ATGGACATCAAAAGAAGTGGCTCACAGCCTTCCGCCAAAGGACCGGATGAGTATTTTACTGGCACTGTCCGCATTGACCCCTTGTTTGAGGCACACGAGCCAGCACGCACGATCGGTGCCAGTGTCACGTTCGAGCCTGGTGCTCGGACAGCATGGCACACCCATCCGTTGGGACAGACCCTAATTGTGACGGCTGGCTGCGGTCTCGCACAGCGCTGGGGCGGCGCGATCGAGCAAATTCGACCCAAAGACGTGATCTGGTTCGCGCCGGGTGAGAAGCATTGGCACGGTGCCACACCGACTACAGCAATGACGCACATCGCCATTCAGGAACAGCTCGACGGCAAGGCTGTGGACTGGATGGAACAGGTCAGCGATGACCAATATCGCAAGTGA